A genome region from Ahaetulla prasina isolate Xishuangbanna chromosome 8, ASM2864084v1, whole genome shotgun sequence includes the following:
- the RRH gene encoding visual pigment-like receptor peropsin, translating to MTVESSSELPSAFSQKEHNIIAAYLIAAGVISLLSNIVVLSIFIKFKELRTPSNTIIIHLAFTDIGVSSIGYPMSAASDLHGSWKFGYLGCQIYAALNIFFGMASIGLLTVVAIDRYLTICKPQIGNRLTTHNYIALIFAAWTNAVFWASMPVIGWASYAPDPTGATCTINWRENDTSFVSYTMSVIAVNFVVPLSIMFYCYYNISQTLKRYARNTYIESIEVDWSDQVDVTKMSVVMILMFLLAWSPYSIVCLWSAFGNPEKIPPTMAIIAPLFAKSSTFYNPCIYVIANKKFRRAILALIQCQVRQEVTINILPMHLSQSSIA from the exons ATGACTGTGGAAAGTAGCAGTGAGCTTCCATCAGCCTTTTCCCAGAAGGAACACAACATTATCGCAGCATACTTGATTGCAGCAG GAGTCATAAGTCTTCTCAGTAATATTGTTGTTTTAAGCATCTTCATTAAATTTAAGGAACTTCGAACACCAAGCAATACTATTATTATTCACCTGGCTTTTACGGATATTGGAGTGAGTAGTATTGGCTATCCCATGTCTGCGGCTTCAGATCTGCATGGAAGCTGGAAATTTGGCTACCTGGGTTGCCAG ATTTATGCTGCCTTAAATATCTTCTTTGGAATGGCAAGCATTGGTTTGCTTACTGTTGTTGCCATAGATCGTTACTTGACCATCTGCAAGCCTCAAATAG GTAACAGATTAACCACTCACAACTATATTGCCCTGATTTTTGCTGCCTGGACCAATGCAGTCTTTTGGGCCTCCATGCCCGTGATAGGATGGGCAAGCTATGCTCCAGATCCAACTGGAGCTACCTGTACCATAAACTGGAGAGAAAATGACAC ATCCTTTGTTTCTTACACTATGTCAGTAATTGCTGTTAATTTTGTCGTCCCCTTATCCATCATGTTTTACTGTTACTACAATATTTCTCAAACTTTAAAGCGATATGCCAGGAACACTTATATAGAAAGCATCGAAGTAGATTGGTCAGATCAAGTTGATGTTACAAAG atgtcTGTTGTTATGATTTTGATGTTTTTGTTGGCTTGGTCTCCATATTCTATTGTGTGTTTATGGTCTGCATTTGGAAACCCAGAAAAAATTCCCCCCACGATGGCAATCATTGCCCCACTGTTTGCAAAGTCATCTACCTTCTATAATCCCTGCATTTATGTGATCGCAAACAAAAA GTTTCGAAGGGCCATCCTTGCACTAATCCAATGTCAAGTACGACAGGAGGTAACAATCAACATCTTGCCAATGCATTTATCTCAAAGTTCAATTGCATAA